From one Nocardioides scoriae genomic stretch:
- the glf gene encoding UDP-galactopyranose mutase produces the protein MSAQASAQASAESTPDLVVVGSGFFGLTVAERCAEELGLKVLVLERRHHLGGNAYSEFDEETGIEVHQYGTHLFHTSNKRVWEYVNRFTSFTNYQHRVFAKYQGQVYSFPMNLGLINQFFGRSHTPDEARALIAEQASEIDTAEATNLEEKAISLIGRPLYEAFVKGYTAKQWQTDPRELSADIITRLPVRYTFDNRYFNDDFEGLPVDGYTAWLERMADHDNIEVVLETDFLDPGQGWLERFKGKVPIVYTGPVDEYFGSSEGRLSWRTIDLEAETVDVDDYQGTGVVNANDEDLPYTRTLEFKHLHPERTYLPGKTIVVHEYSRFAEEGDEPYYPVNTAEDREKLLRYRELAKAEPMVLFGGRLGTYKYLDMHMAIGAALSMFDNKIRPHFADGAEFASGGVAD, from the coding sequence GTGAGTGCCCAGGCGAGCGCCCAGGCGAGTGCCGAGTCCACCCCCGACCTGGTCGTCGTCGGCTCCGGCTTCTTCGGCCTCACCGTCGCCGAGCGCTGCGCCGAGGAGCTCGGGCTGAAGGTGCTGGTGCTCGAACGCCGCCACCACCTGGGTGGCAACGCCTACTCCGAGTTCGACGAGGAGACCGGCATCGAGGTGCACCAGTACGGCACCCACCTGTTCCACACCTCCAACAAGCGGGTGTGGGAGTACGTCAACCGGTTCACGTCCTTCACCAACTACCAGCACCGGGTGTTCGCGAAGTACCAGGGGCAGGTCTACTCCTTCCCGATGAACCTCGGGCTGATCAACCAGTTCTTCGGCCGCAGCCACACCCCCGACGAGGCCCGCGCGCTGATCGCCGAGCAGGCGAGCGAGATCGACACCGCCGAGGCCACCAACCTCGAGGAGAAGGCGATCAGCCTCATCGGCCGCCCGCTCTACGAGGCCTTCGTGAAGGGCTACACCGCCAAGCAGTGGCAGACCGACCCCCGGGAGCTCAGCGCCGACATCATCACGCGCCTCCCGGTCCGCTACACCTTCGACAACCGCTACTTCAACGACGACTTCGAGGGCCTGCCCGTCGACGGCTACACCGCCTGGCTGGAGCGGATGGCCGACCACGACAACATCGAGGTCGTCCTGGAGACCGACTTCCTCGACCCCGGGCAGGGGTGGCTGGAGCGGTTCAAGGGCAAGGTGCCGATCGTCTACACCGGACCCGTCGACGAGTACTTCGGCAGTTCCGAGGGCCGGCTGTCGTGGCGCACCATCGACCTCGAGGCCGAGACCGTGGACGTCGACGACTACCAGGGCACGGGCGTGGTCAACGCCAACGACGAGGACCTGCCCTACACGCGCACCCTGGAGTTCAAGCACCTCCACCCCGAGCGCACCTACCTGCCCGGCAAGACGATCGTGGTCCACGAGTACTCCCGCTTCGCCGAGGAGGGTGACGAGCCCTACTACCCGGTGAACACCGCCGAGGACCGCGAGAAGCTGCTGCGCTACCGCGAGCTGGCCAAGGCCGAGCCGATGGTGCTGTTCGGCGGCCGACTGGGGACCTACAAGTACCTCGACATGCACATGGCGATCGGCGCCGCGCTGTCGATGTTCGACAACAAGATCAGGCCGCACTTCGCCGACGGGGCAGAGTTCGCGAGCGGCGGCGTCGCCGACTGA
- a CDS encoding LCP family protein, translated as MAPFPTEPAPATSRGPGQRPHFRRALVLMLMTLVLPGSAQLVAGNKRTGRVALRIWAGLFATAAVLFVLGLVFDSFVFWLLSSGPVLNLLRFALMALAIGWAFLLVDAWRLGNPLALRRKQRLAMVGVNGVLCFTVAGSLLFASHVVSVQKDFLSAMFADGTAVGAHDGRFNVLLLGGDSGSDRWGMRPDSISVASIDAETGQTTLLGLPRNMLNFPFPEGSVMHEQFPDGYTCGTECELNSLATWAADHEHLFAGYDDPGVEATKEGVEGITGLKINYYAMVNLQGFQNLVDAVGGVELTVRDRIPIGGIGAPISGYIEPGTRTLDGFQTLWFARSRVAADDYSRMARQKCVMNAMLHQLSPRTVVMNFEKIAKASESLITTDIPQGEVDRFMKLALEARSQPVRTLSFVPPMISTSNPDIDKIHAAVEKALAPPAEKKAAEAPSSGSSTGSSTGTAPTPAPSTTGGSIGNMRDGYGANQAEDLSSAC; from the coding sequence ATGGCTCCATTCCCGACCGAGCCCGCACCCGCCACCTCCCGTGGGCCCGGTCAGCGGCCCCACTTCCGGCGCGCGCTGGTGCTGATGCTCATGACGCTCGTGCTCCCGGGGTCGGCCCAGCTGGTCGCCGGCAACAAGCGCACCGGACGGGTCGCGCTGCGCATCTGGGCCGGTCTGTTCGCCACGGCGGCCGTGCTGTTCGTGCTGGGCCTGGTCTTCGACTCCTTCGTCTTCTGGCTGCTCAGCAGCGGCCCGGTGCTCAACCTGCTGCGCTTCGCGCTGATGGCGCTGGCCATCGGCTGGGCGTTCCTGCTCGTCGACGCCTGGCGCCTGGGCAACCCCCTGGCGCTGCGCCGCAAGCAGCGGCTGGCCATGGTCGGCGTCAACGGGGTGCTCTGCTTCACCGTCGCCGGCTCGCTGCTGTTCGCCTCCCACGTGGTGAGCGTGCAGAAGGACTTCCTCTCCGCGATGTTCGCCGACGGCACCGCGGTCGGGGCCCACGACGGCCGCTTCAACGTGCTGCTGCTCGGCGGCGACTCCGGCTCCGACCGGTGGGGGATGCGGCCCGACTCGATCTCGGTCGCGAGCATCGACGCCGAGACCGGCCAGACGACGCTGCTGGGCCTGCCGCGCAACATGCTCAACTTCCCGTTCCCCGAGGGCTCGGTGATGCACGAGCAGTTCCCCGACGGCTACACCTGCGGCACCGAGTGCGAGCTGAACTCCCTGGCGACCTGGGCCGCGGACCACGAGCACCTGTTCGCCGGGTACGACGACCCGGGGGTCGAGGCCACCAAGGAGGGCGTCGAGGGCATCACGGGGCTGAAGATCAACTACTACGCCATGGTCAACCTGCAGGGCTTCCAGAACCTCGTCGACGCCGTCGGCGGGGTCGAGCTGACGGTGCGCGACCGGATCCCGATCGGTGGCATCGGCGCCCCGATCTCGGGCTACATCGAGCCCGGCACCCGGACGCTCGACGGCTTCCAGACGCTGTGGTTCGCCCGCTCCCGCGTGGCCGCCGACGACTACTCGCGGATGGCGCGCCAGAAGTGCGTCATGAACGCCATGCTCCACCAGCTCTCGCCGCGGACCGTGGTGATGAACTTCGAGAAGATCGCCAAGGCCAGCGAGTCGCTCATCACCACCGACATCCCCCAGGGCGAGGTCGACCGGTTCATGAAGCTGGCGCTCGAGGCACGCAGCCAGCCCGTGCGCACCCTGTCGTTCGTGCCGCCGATGATCTCCACGAGCAACCCCGACATCGACAAGATCCACGCGGCCGTGGAGAAGGCACTGGCCCCGCCCGCGGAGAAGAAGGCCGCCGAGGCCCCCTCGTCCGGGTCGTCCACCGGCTCCTCGACCGGCACCGCGCCGACCCCCGCCCCCAGCACGACGGGGGGCTCGATCGGCAACATGCGCGACGGCTACGGCGCCAACCAGGCCGAGGACCTCTCCTCGGCCTGCTGA
- a CDS encoding LCP family protein, whose amino-acid sequence MPATGNGRGRGPGDPGEDDSQYSWLYGGQDRRPGADDPEPTRMLPRLDRRTGRPVGEQPTQDGLGRPRQEPPPPATSRQQQPPPPVVPRPAPAARRPRRRRPVGRILALVVLAWLVFLVAVPIWAVGRIDKVDITPAGERPAEQPGTTYLLVGSDSRKGLSPAENKRLGTGGVGEDIGQRTDTIMLLHTGSGPSMLLSIPRDSLVEVPGRGRTKINSAFAAGGPKLLVQTIEQNTGVRVDDYVEIGFGGFVNAVDAVGGITVCPRERMVDPKANLRISKGCQEVDGVKALGYSRSRYVSALGDLDRARRQREVVSAIGAEVKSPWTFINPWRYFRVNQAATSSLRISEGTGPVALAKFGLAMTRVNGTTGLTCGMPIADQEVNWDSERALALLAYVKQDRTGDIPKRLCTPTGLPGTN is encoded by the coding sequence ATGCCTGCCACGGGGAACGGACGCGGTCGAGGACCGGGTGACCCCGGTGAGGACGACTCGCAGTACAGCTGGTTGTACGGCGGCCAGGACCGCCGACCCGGGGCCGACGACCCCGAGCCGACCCGGATGCTGCCCCGGCTCGACCGCCGCACCGGTCGGCCCGTCGGGGAGCAGCCGACCCAGGACGGCCTCGGCCGGCCCCGCCAGGAGCCGCCGCCCCCGGCCACGTCCCGGCAGCAGCAGCCGCCGCCCCCGGTCGTGCCCCGGCCCGCCCCCGCGGCCCGGCGTCCCCGCCGACGGCGGCCGGTCGGCAGGATCCTCGCCCTGGTCGTGCTGGCCTGGCTGGTCTTCCTGGTGGCCGTGCCGATCTGGGCCGTCGGGCGCATCGACAAGGTCGACATCACCCCGGCCGGCGAGCGGCCGGCCGAGCAGCCGGGCACGACCTACCTGCTGGTGGGCTCGGACAGCCGCAAGGGCCTGAGCCCCGCCGAGAACAAGCGCCTGGGCACCGGCGGCGTGGGCGAGGACATCGGGCAGCGCACCGACACGATCATGCTGCTGCACACCGGGTCCGGGCCGAGCATGCTGCTGTCGATCCCGCGCGACTCCCTGGTCGAGGTGCCGGGCCGCGGCCGCACCAAGATCAACTCGGCCTTCGCGGCCGGCGGCCCGAAGCTGCTGGTGCAGACGATCGAGCAGAACACCGGGGTCCGCGTCGACGACTACGTCGAGATCGGGTTCGGCGGCTTCGTCAACGCCGTCGACGCCGTCGGCGGCATCACGGTCTGCCCCCGCGAGCGGATGGTCGACCCCAAGGCCAACCTGCGCATCAGCAAGGGCTGCCAGGAGGTGGACGGCGTCAAGGCGCTGGGCTACTCCCGCTCCCGCTACGTCAGCGCGCTCGGCGACCTCGACCGCGCGCGTCGCCAGCGCGAGGTCGTCAGCGCCATCGGCGCCGAGGTGAAGTCGCCCTGGACCTTCATCAACCCGTGGCGCTACTTCCGCGTCAACCAGGCGGCCACCTCGTCCCTGCGCATCAGCGAGGGCACCGGACCGGTCGCGCTCGCGAAGTTCGGCCTGGCGATGACCCGCGTCAACGGCACCACCGGTCTGACCTGCGGCATGCCGATCGCCGACCAGGAGGTCAACTGGGACTCCGAACGGGCCCTGGCCCTGCTCGCGTACGTCAAGCAGGACCGCACCGGCGACATCCCGAAGCGGCTGTGCACGCCCACCGGCCTGCCCGGCACCAACTGA
- a CDS encoding glycosyltransferase: protein MPDDDLAPAPARVVAVVVTWNRRELLAESLAAVQAQTHAPVAVVVVDNASTDGTGEVLAGRDDLDVVHLQRNTGGAGGFAAGVAQALTHDPHLVWLLDDDTVPTPEALAELVRVWREHDPGAPRPAVLASRVVWTDGRDHPMNTPRPRPGTTEAERRRAAAVGAVPVRSASFVSLLCDAEVVRERGLPLADYFLWNDDFEYSTRLVRDRVGLYCPRSVVVHKTKVFGSTDADPGERFYFEVRNKVWLFTRAEGLAPSEKVLYAASTARRWARTVRRSRQRPVLRRALARGLRDGLRTAPRPTASVLHEAGWVAPGDVAPDSWDTGELAPGQPFALLLSTYGGDRPDYLRLAFESSVHDQTRRPAQVVLVQDGPVPPELAEEIAHLVATSPVPVTHVDLSDNIGLGPALDAGLRASEHEVVARMDADDVSAPDRFERQLPLIEAGADIVGSGLWEFGADPSDTVGRRTPPTDPDEIRRVITFRDPFNHPTVVYRRSAVLAVGGYTDMALMEDYLLFTRMLEAGAVPGNLAEPLVHYRVGAGAYARRGGMALLRSELALQRRFRELGLTTRTQMVRNVAVRGGYRLVPESVRKAAYRRLLANRTGRARR from the coding sequence GTGCCAGACGACGACCTCGCCCCCGCCCCTGCCCGGGTGGTGGCGGTGGTGGTCACCTGGAACCGCCGCGAGCTGCTGGCCGAGTCCCTGGCCGCCGTCCAGGCCCAGACCCACGCCCCGGTCGCCGTGGTGGTCGTCGACAACGCCTCCACCGACGGCACCGGCGAGGTGCTGGCCGGTCGGGACGACCTCGACGTGGTCCACCTCCAGCGCAACACCGGGGGAGCGGGCGGCTTCGCCGCGGGCGTCGCGCAGGCGCTGACCCACGACCCCCACCTGGTGTGGCTGCTCGACGACGACACGGTGCCGACGCCCGAGGCCCTCGCGGAGCTGGTCCGGGTGTGGCGCGAGCACGACCCGGGCGCGCCGCGTCCGGCCGTGCTCGCGAGCCGGGTGGTGTGGACCGACGGGCGCGACCACCCGATGAACACGCCCCGCCCGCGCCCGGGCACCACCGAGGCCGAGCGCCGGAGGGCGGCCGCGGTCGGTGCGGTGCCGGTGCGCTCGGCGAGCTTCGTCTCGCTGCTGTGCGACGCCGAGGTGGTCCGCGAGCGCGGCCTGCCGCTGGCCGACTACTTCCTGTGGAACGACGACTTCGAGTACTCCACGCGCCTGGTGCGCGACCGGGTCGGCCTCTACTGCCCGCGCAGCGTCGTGGTGCACAAGACCAAGGTGTTCGGCTCGACCGACGCCGATCCGGGCGAGCGGTTCTACTTCGAGGTCCGCAACAAGGTGTGGCTGTTCACGCGCGCGGAGGGCCTCGCCCCGTCCGAGAAGGTGCTGTACGCCGCGTCCACCGCCCGGCGCTGGGCCCGCACCGTGCGGCGCAGCCGGCAGCGGCCGGTGCTGCGCCGCGCCCTGGCCCGGGGCCTGCGCGACGGCCTGCGCACCGCGCCGCGGCCGACGGCCAGTGTGCTCCACGAGGCCGGCTGGGTGGCCCCCGGCGACGTCGCGCCCGACAGCTGGGACACCGGCGAGCTGGCCCCCGGGCAGCCGTTCGCGCTGCTGCTCTCGACGTACGGCGGCGACCGGCCCGACTACCTGCGGCTGGCCTTCGAGAGCTCGGTCCACGACCAGACCCGTCGACCCGCCCAGGTGGTGCTGGTCCAGGACGGACCGGTGCCGCCCGAGCTCGCCGAGGAGATCGCCCACCTGGTGGCCACCAGCCCGGTGCCGGTCACCCACGTCGACCTCTCGGACAACATCGGCCTGGGGCCGGCCCTCGACGCCGGGCTGCGGGCCAGCGAGCACGAGGTCGTGGCCCGGATGGACGCCGACGACGTGAGCGCGCCCGACCGCTTCGAGCGCCAGCTGCCCCTCATCGAGGCCGGGGCCGACATCGTCGGGTCGGGCCTGTGGGAGTTCGGGGCCGACCCGAGCGACACGGTGGGCCGGCGCACGCCCCCCACCGACCCCGACGAGATCCGGCGCGTCATCACCTTCCGCGACCCCTTCAACCACCCCACGGTCGTCTACCGCCGCAGCGCGGTGCTCGCGGTCGGCGGCTACACCGACATGGCGCTGATGGAGGACTACCTGCTCTTCACGCGGATGCTCGAGGCGGGGGCGGTGCCGGGCAACCTGGCCGAGCCGCTGGTCCACTACCGCGTCGGGGCCGGTGCCTACGCCCGGCGCGGCGGCATGGCGCTGCTGCGCTCGGAGCTGGCCCTGCAGCGGCGCTTCCGCGAGCTCGGCCTGACCACGCGCACCCAGATGGTCCGCAACGTCGCGGTGCGGGGCGGCTACCGGTTGGTCCCCGAGTCCGTGAGAAAGGCCGCCTACCGCCGCCTGTTGGCCAACCGGACCGGCCGCGCGCGTCGCTAG
- a CDS encoding phospholipase D-like domain-containing protein: MKKTVLLLMMLVLAAAGLQPTAAQAAWSPPNGGVFNVPDPFGSRTQNLAIIGKIEAAIQNVKPVAGQPRPQILISTYFLDRKISSAALIAACQRGVSVRVVLDGKIEDAPALNLVKALNADNVPDANEDGVPDGPAKTGPCNTPLPTPTPTPTPTPTPTPAPAPVDPGARTMTEEQAARSAAMPTEDAFTWGSDGSYVKQCKGSCRGGGGSMHAKFFLFSQTGTAKNVVMVSSSNLNAGGANRGWNDMISLTERPNLFNAFRQVHREMTDDVMNTGQRTEFTDGNVVARFFPMRNANKANDPTLQDLNKIRCTSAFGATQIKVSMFYWAQTRGMYLADKLIALGRAGCKVSVIYGAPGKDVRAKLVEAAKARRITLYDSRQGALPDGDYQVRTHGKFFTVKGTFDGNTRAYLTVSGSQNWAGDSIALGDEVTMNVLSKSLHDQYVANWGKIRAHSFAVPKR; this comes from the coding sequence GTGAAGAAGACCGTCCTGCTCCTGATGATGCTCGTCCTGGCCGCGGCGGGCCTGCAGCCGACCGCCGCCCAGGCGGCGTGGTCGCCGCCCAACGGCGGCGTGTTCAACGTGCCCGACCCGTTCGGGTCGCGGACCCAGAACCTCGCGATCATCGGCAAGATCGAGGCCGCGATCCAGAACGTCAAGCCCGTCGCCGGGCAGCCGCGGCCGCAGATCCTCATCTCCACCTACTTCCTCGACCGCAAGATCAGCTCCGCCGCCCTCATCGCGGCCTGCCAGCGCGGCGTCTCGGTGCGGGTGGTGCTCGACGGCAAGATCGAGGACGCGCCGGCCCTCAACCTGGTCAAGGCGCTCAACGCCGACAACGTCCCCGACGCCAACGAGGACGGCGTGCCCGACGGTCCGGCCAAGACCGGCCCGTGCAACACCCCGCTGCCGACCCCCACGCCGACCCCCACCCCCACGCCCACGCCGACCCCCGCTCCGGCGCCGGTCGACCCGGGCGCGCGCACGATGACCGAGGAGCAGGCGGCCCGCTCGGCCGCGATGCCGACCGAGGACGCCTTCACCTGGGGCTCCGACGGCAGCTACGTCAAGCAGTGCAAGGGCAGCTGCCGCGGCGGCGGCGGCAGCATGCACGCCAAGTTCTTCCTGTTCTCCCAGACCGGCACGGCCAAGAACGTCGTCATGGTCAGCTCCTCCAACCTCAACGCGGGCGGGGCCAACCGCGGCTGGAACGACATGATCAGCCTCACCGAGCGCCCCAACCTGTTCAACGCCTTCCGCCAGGTGCACCGCGAGATGACCGACGACGTCATGAACACCGGGCAGCGCACCGAGTTCACCGACGGCAACGTGGTGGCGCGCTTCTTCCCGATGCGCAACGCCAACAAGGCCAACGACCCGACCCTGCAGGACCTCAACAAGATCCGCTGCACCAGCGCCTTCGGGGCCACCCAGATCAAGGTCTCGATGTTCTACTGGGCCCAGACCCGCGGCATGTACCTCGCCGACAAGCTGATCGCGCTCGGCCGGGCCGGCTGCAAGGTCTCGGTCATCTACGGTGCCCCCGGCAAGGACGTCCGGGCCAAGCTGGTCGAGGCGGCCAAGGCGCGCCGCATCACCCTCTACGACAGCCGCCAGGGGGCCCTGCCCGACGGCGACTACCAGGTCCGCACCCACGGCAAGTTCTTCACCGTCAAGGGCACCTTCGACGGCAACACCCGTGCCTACCTGACGGTGAGCGGCTCGCAGAACTGGGCGGGCGACTCCATCGCCCTGGGCGACGAGGTCACCATGAACGTCCTCAGCAAGAGCCTGCACGACCAGTACGTCGCCAACTGGGGCAAGATCCGGGCACACTCGTTCGCGGTCCCCAAGCGCTGA